One window of Lepus europaeus isolate LE1 chromosome Y, mLepTim1.pri, whole genome shotgun sequence genomic DNA carries:
- the LOC133754174 gene encoding vomeronasal type-1 receptor 90-like translates to MCHLAFVHIMMLLTTLEILSADMFKSLNFLNDLKCKVFLYMIRVMRDLSISTMSLLSIIEVITISPSTFYMSRFKHGLTNYISQVFFCFWSLNLSFNSNMIIYTVAHSNMTKLLHVSKYCSLSSMNFIIMEIFFMLALSQNIFFVGIMLLSGAYMMIFLSNHQRRCEYLHSMSVTPRTSPSKRATHTVLLLVSFFVIMYCVDITMSSFSTVLWKYDSIVLDVQRLVGNVYAMASPLIFISSDKRIIGTLKNVIDMTILTS, encoded by the coding sequence ATGTGTCACTTGGCATTTGTCCATATAATGATGCTACTCACAACACTGGAAATTTTATCTGCAGATATGTTCAAGTCACTGAATTTTCTAAATGACTTAAAATGTAAGGTTTTTCTCTATATGATCAGGGTGATGAGGGATCTCTCCATCAGTACTATGTCCCTCTTGAGCATCATCGAGGTCATCACCATCAGCCCCAGCACCTTCTACATGTCAAGATTTAAACATGGACTCACAAATTATATTAGTcaggttttcttctgtttttggtcCCTCAACCTTTCTTTCAATAGTAACATGATCATCTACACTGTAGCTCATTCCAACATGACCAAACTACTCCATGTCAGTAAGTATTGCTCACTTTCTTcaatgaattttatcatcatggaaatatttttcatgcTTGCATTGTCCCAGAACATATTCTTTGTAGGAATCATGTTGCTCTCCGGTGCATATATGATGATTTTCTTATCTAATCATCAGAGGAGGTGTGAGTACCTTCACAGCATGAGTGTTACCCCAAGAACCTCCCCATCAAAAAGGGCCACCCATACTGTCCTGCTGCTGGTGAGTTTCTTTGTGATCATGTACTGTGTGGATATCACAATGTCATCCTTCTCAACTGTATTGTGGAAATATGATTCAATTGTACTGGATGTCCAGAGACTTGTGGGAAATGTGTATGCCATGGCCAGTCCTTTGATATTTATTAGTTCTGATAAAAGAATAATTGGTACTCTGAAAAATGTGATTGATATGACAATTTTAACAAGTTAA